From the genome of Bactrocera oleae isolate idBacOlea1 chromosome 2, idBacOlea1, whole genome shotgun sequence, one region includes:
- the LOC106616225 gene encoding cecropin-1, which yields MNFNKIFVLLAVFIAVFAGQTEAGWLKKIGKKIERVGQHTRDATIQTVAVAQQAANVAATLKG from the exons atgaacttcaacaaaattttcgtTCTTTTGGCTGTCTTCATTGCCGTCTTCGCTGGACAAACTGAGGCGGGTTGGCTGAAAAAGATTGGCAAGAAAATT GAGCGCGTCGGTCAACATACTCGTGATGCCACCATCCAGACCGTCGCTGTGGCTCAACAGGCAGCGAATGTTGCGGCAACATTGAAGGGTTAA